DNA sequence from the Candidatus Neomarinimicrobiota bacterium genome:
GCGAGTTGGTATTCCGACCGCTGCGTTATGTCGTTTAGGGCAACATTCACCTGGTCGACGTCGCCGTCAGCGGCATCGAACGCCCTGAACTTTTTTGATTCCTTCAGCAGCACTTCTTCATCTACGCCGAGTCTCGATGCAAAATCCTTCAGGAGCGCCCCTTTGAGGAGTTCATCGTTCAAATCAAAAATTTCTTCGACGATGTTCCGCGCCATCCGGGCTTTAAGAATTGAGCTCGACAGCTCTTCATCGGGAATTATTCCTATTCTGAAATCAACGAATGAATACGCATTTTTGATTAGCTCCTGCAGCTTATCGATTCCCTCCTCTCTCACAAAACTGTCGGGATCGCTTCCGTCAGGAAGTTTTACAACCCGAACATCAAAACCTTCCCCTAAAAGAACTATCGCTGCCCGGACAGCCGCTTTCTGCCCGGCGCTGTCTCCATCGTAAAGTAGTATAGCGTTGTCGGCGAACCGCTTGGCGAGCCGAGCCTGACCAGTGGTCAGCGCTGTCCCTGAGGTCGCCGCAACGTCGCTGATCCCCGCTGCTCTTATGCTAAGGAAATCCGTGTAGCCTTCGACCAGAATGATCCGGTTCGACTCTCTAATTTTATCTTTCGTCTGATATAATCCGTAGAGAACTCTGCCCTTGACATAGACGGGTGATTCAGGACTGTTCACATATTTCGCTCCGGCGCTCTCTCCCTGCCAAATTCTACCGCCGAACGCCACAACTTTTCCCGATTCGTTTATCACGGGAAAAACTATACGATTTTTGAACCGGTCGTAGGTTTTCCCCTGTTCGCTTCTTCCCATCAGGCCCGATCCGATCAACGAGTTTTGAGTAAACCCTTTTCCGGAAAGTTTCTTCTTCAGCCATTCCCATTCGTCAGGCGCAAGCCCGATACCGTAATCCTTCAGCATATCGCCTTTGATTCCGCGGTCGTTCAGATAGTTCCGCGCGTCTTCGCCCTCGGCGCTCATAAGATTTTTGTGATATTCGGATGCGGCGGCGCGGTTCACTTTATATATCATTGCCGACTTGGACTCGCCACCCTCATAATCTGATTTTTGAGAGCCGCTTTCAGGAATAGTTATCCCCGACTTCTCCGCG
Encoded proteins:
- a CDS encoding DNA primase → MRIPENIVDDIRNASEVVSIIGSYVKLKKTGSGFVGLCPFHNEKTPSFSVSPSKQIWRCFGCNRSGNVFTFIMEYEKLNFVEAVRTLAEKSGITIPESGSQKSDYEGGESKSAMIYKVNRAAASEYHKNLMSAEGEDARNYLNDRGIKGDMLKDYGIGLAPDEWEWLKKKLSGKGFTQNSLIGSGLMGRSEQGKTYDRFKNRIVFPVINESGKVVAFGGRIWQGESAGAKYVNSPESPVYVKGRVLYGLYQTKDKIRESNRIILVEGYTDFLSIRAAGISDVAATSGTALTTGQARLAKRFADNAILLYDGDSAGQKAAVRAAIVLLGEGFDVRVVKLPDGSDPDSFVREEGIDKLQELIKNAYSFVDFRIGIIPDEELSSSILKARMARNIVEEIFDLNDELLKGALLKDFASRLGVDEEVLLKESKKFRAFDAADGDVDQVNVALNDITQRSEYQLAMFLLSANEDVYNSAGGFLKEHTFSHKGIGNIVDLLLNSGFSPNQSKLYDEINEPGERALLSKMLNEIGLVEDELKTLNESKLMLQKGDLKSENRKLRDQIRQAEEKGEEPTLLIQQQKELTDRLRELEN